In a genomic window of Borrelia maritima:
- the dusA gene encoding tRNA dihydrouridine(20/20a) synthase DusA encodes MLINRKISIAPMVNITDEHFRYLIRLLSKKVALYTPMISAKSIIMGDLKKIVKQAPLESPIAIQIATNSKNDALKAIKILEKHFNFDEYNLNVGCPSLKIQNANYGACLMRDANKVGEILKTMKEGTNKPISIKHRLGVRLLPSDYKNENYSEVKNFVKIISDFGIKNFIVHARVAILKGFSPKNNRNIPKLRHEFVYNLKKENKNLFIETNGGINNLEQIKKHLSVVDSVMIGRSAFENPYFIANASREFLNETDKIPTRKDILMQMVEYIKEYENYLSINILFKHLMGIVFSKEGAKKFRQNLTAPFPKNLKKHEILLKAIETLPEKILNSNS; translated from the coding sequence ATGTTAATAAATCGTAAAATATCCATAGCTCCAATGGTAAACATTACAGACGAGCATTTTAGGTATTTAATAAGGCTATTATCAAAAAAAGTTGCATTATATACCCCAATGATTTCTGCAAAGTCAATAATTATGGGGGATTTAAAAAAAATTGTAAAACAAGCACCATTAGAATCTCCAATTGCAATTCAAATAGCAACAAACTCTAAAAACGATGCTCTTAAAGCCATTAAAATTCTTGAAAAACACTTCAATTTTGATGAATACAATCTTAATGTTGGATGTCCATCTCTAAAAATCCAAAATGCAAACTACGGGGCTTGCCTAATGAGAGATGCTAATAAAGTAGGTGAAATTTTAAAAACAATGAAAGAAGGCACAAATAAGCCTATTTCAATTAAACATAGACTAGGCGTTAGACTTTTACCTAGTGATTACAAAAACGAAAATTATTCTGAGGTAAAAAACTTTGTCAAAATAATCTCAGATTTTGGTATCAAAAATTTTATTGTACATGCAAGAGTTGCAATATTAAAAGGATTTTCCCCTAAAAATAATAGAAATATCCCCAAATTAAGACATGAATTTGTATATAATCTAAAAAAAGAGAATAAAAATTTATTTATTGAAACAAACGGAGGAATAAACAACTTAGAGCAAATCAAAAAACACTTATCTGTTGTTGATTCTGTAATGATTGGAAGAAGTGCATTTGAAAATCCATACTTTATTGCAAACGCTTCAAGAGAGTTTTTAAACGAAACTGATAAAATTCCAACAAGAAAAGATATATTGATGCAAATGGTAGAATACATTAAAGAATACGAAAATTACTTGTCAATAAATATATTATTCAAGCATCTTATGGGAATCGTATTTTCCAAAGAAGGAGCTAAAAAATTTAGACAAAACTTAACAGCACCATTTCCAAAAAACTTAAAAAAACATGAAATATTGCTAAAAGCTATAGAAACATTGCCAGAAAAAATACTAAATTCTAATTCTTAA
- the serS gene encoding serine--tRNA ligase, with translation MLDLKFIRDNLGLVKKSINARGLVLDIDKLIYLDDKRKKIITKISELNAKKNENASKMVKNLDKVLKISLVETGKILKKQLFDLEEELERVSFNFDLENKRVPNILSPDVPIGNSEEDNFEIKKVGTVPSFDFKPKNHLELGRDLDLLDFDRAREVSGSKFYYLKNEAVFLEIALINFSLNKLREKGFNVFITPDVAREFIADGIGFNPRGNESNIYKIEGTDKYLVGTSEITLGGYYYNKIIDLTLPIRMAGFSHCFRKEAGAYGQLSKGLYRVHQFSKVEMFCFCKAEESEVIHDEFLSIQEQIFTELEIPYRVLNICAFDLGAPAYKKYDIEAWMPGRDGKGSYGEVTSTSNCTDYQSRRLKIRYKDKDGQNKFAHMVNGTAIATTRVIISILENFQDEKGGVRIPKSLVKYTGFDYIPFKN, from the coding sequence ATGCTTGATCTGAAATTTATTAGAGATAATCTTGGTCTTGTTAAGAAAAGTATTAATGCAAGGGGCCTTGTTTTAGATATTGATAAGTTAATTTATCTTGACGATAAAAGAAAAAAAATAATTACTAAAATTAGTGAGCTTAATGCGAAAAAAAATGAAAATGCTTCTAAAATGGTAAAAAATCTTGACAAGGTTTTAAAAATCTCTTTAGTAGAAACCGGAAAAATTTTAAAAAAACAGCTTTTTGATCTAGAAGAAGAGCTTGAGAGAGTATCTTTTAATTTTGATCTTGAAAATAAGCGTGTACCTAATATTTTGTCGCCCGATGTGCCTATTGGTAATAGCGAGGAAGATAACTTTGAGATAAAAAAAGTGGGAACTGTTCCAAGCTTTGATTTTAAGCCAAAAAATCATTTAGAACTTGGTAGAGATTTAGATCTTCTAGATTTTGACAGAGCACGCGAGGTTAGCGGTAGTAAATTTTATTATCTTAAAAATGAGGCAGTTTTTTTAGAAATTGCTCTTATTAATTTCTCTTTGAATAAATTAAGAGAAAAGGGTTTTAATGTTTTTATTACTCCTGATGTTGCAAGAGAGTTTATAGCTGATGGTATTGGTTTTAATCCTCGTGGTAACGAAAGCAATATTTATAAGATTGAAGGTACAGATAAATATCTTGTAGGTACTTCTGAAATTACGCTTGGTGGTTACTATTATAATAAAATAATAGATTTGACTTTGCCAATAAGAATGGCAGGATTTTCACATTGTTTTCGAAAAGAAGCCGGAGCATATGGCCAGCTTTCAAAAGGTCTTTACAGAGTTCATCAGTTTAGCAAGGTAGAGATGTTTTGTTTTTGCAAAGCGGAAGAGTCTGAGGTTATTCATGACGAATTTTTAAGTATTCAAGAGCAAATTTTTACTGAACTTGAGATTCCTTATAGAGTTTTAAATATTTGTGCTTTTGATCTTGGTGCCCCAGCTTATAAAAAATATGATATTGAAGCATGGATGCCCGGAAGAGACGGTAAGGGCAGTTATGGGGAGGTAACTTCAACTTCAAATTGTACAGATTATCAGTCAAGAAGGCTTAAGATTAGATATAAAGATAAAGATGGGCAAAATAAATTTGCACACATGGTAAATGGAACAGCAATAGCTACAACTAGAGTTATTATTTCCATACTTGAAAACTTTCAAGATGAAAAAGGAGGAGTTAGAATTCCAAAAAGTTTGGTTAAGTATACAGGTTTCGATTATATTCCTTTTAAGAATTAG